The window CTCCCAGGGGAGCCCGTGCAGCgagccagggctgcagcacagccagtgCCTCGTGCAGAAAGACAGCAGAGCGTTACTGCAAAGTGCTGCCAGACCGACAGGGCGTGAAGCCTCTCCTGTCTCTAGCACCCGTTGCAGGGCCAGGGTCACGCAATTACGCAGCCAGCCACAGTCAGAGGCTGGTCTCCCCCCAGCACatctctgcaccccccagccCTTGGCAGCAGGGTGGCTGGCAGTGATTCTGCAGCGCCACATACCCAGCAGGTACCTCCTGCCCTCCGCAGACAAGCTCATGCCCCCACTGCCACCCCATCACCATCCAGCGATAGCCCTTTCATACCCCTTGTAGCACCCAGCCCCACacccaaggtgtccccaaggcaAAGATGCTGGCAAGGGGTTCCTGACGTGTCTTGCCCAGTGCACGCTCTGGGTTTGAGGGAAAACGGAGATGAGGCACAGCTGTTTCATTAGTccaccccagcactgtgtccCTGGCATGGGCAGATCCTGAAGCACCGCCATCACACCAGGACAGGCTGCAGCAAGCCGGacacctgctgtgctgcagcgcactgagcacaggctgcagcaccCAACAGCTCGcctattttttcctcattgtctGTCAGCTGGTCTAACAAAAGCCGTTAaccacacagcccagccccatgCTCACCCTGTTCCACCAGCATGAGGTGTGAGAGGTGCTCAGTGAACAGAAGGAACTCACCCAAGTGAAGCAGGTTTTCTCCCAGACTGACACATCATTGTCCAAGTACAGCTACCCCATGAGGCCAGGGCACAACATGGACCAGGACTCACTGCCACCCCACCCCACATTCGCTGCTAAGCTCCATGGCTTCCTCCTGCTCTGTAACGCAGGTACAGCTGCCACAGCTCCCCCCAGGCTGCAAACCCCCCTGCCTTGTGCTCCAGAGTAGGAATGGAGCAGGCAGGGTCCTGAGGAAGGCCTTTCCAGTGGCATCTCACAGATGAGACCACAGCTGCCCTTGCAGCTCTGGGCAGTCACTGGAAGGGGCTCTGCTTGTCTGGACACAGCCAGGagagctgtggggcagaggggcagctgccagcagagctctgctgctcccagctgcgCAGGCCCGGTGCCCTGGCCCTCAGCTCCAGAGAGCAGATATCTGTGGCTGGTGGAACGAGCAGACCCTGCCCTGGCCTTGCCCAGTTGGCCAAGAGCCTTTGCCTGACCCCAGACACTCATGGCTAAAGCCACCAGACTCACATGATCCTGAGCCTTTGCTCCCTCTGCTATTTGAATCAGATCCCCAGCTCTGACTACTGACATGTGTCAGCCCTGGGGATTTCTCAACCCTCAAAAACTTGGTGAGAGTTCATGGCCAAAATATCCTCTGGTGACTCAGCTGTGACCTCCAGCTCTTTCCCTTTGTGACCAGGACAAGTTTGTGGAAGGGGAATGGCAGAGGCCAGCTCTCTGCTTTTGCCTACTCATTTTGATGAAATGACGTTGAAAGACAGACACACTTCAGAACCATTTTCCCCAAATCAAAATGTTAATCCCCACTCCTAACCTGAAACATTCCCAGCACCAAACAGCAGCAGACACGGCTGCAATACAGCAGCTCCAAGTCCCAACAATGGCCAGTCCGCAGGCAGCACTCGTGAGCCTGTTCTGCTGTAGTGACTGCAGGAGGAAAGCGGCTCCGAACTTCACCTGATACCTGTGACCTTGAGAACATTGCATAACACACTAAGGCTGTTAAGTAAGATCGGCCGACTGTACCTGCGTCACACAGCCAGGCAAGTCACAGTCTCTTAGCTCCAGGGTCAGAACAGCTCCTCAAGAGTGTtgtgatggaaaaaataatttgccacTGAAAACCCTGTAGGACACCCCTCAGACTACATCTCCAGCCTCTCCTCTGTCTGGAGTGCAGCCAGTCCAGTGTCCGCTCAGCTGTGGATCTGCACTTGCCAGGTCACACAGGCACAGTCCTTGCTGGCTGCACCTCCTGTTTGCAGGCAATACACTATCGTGCCTTGTCCTTTAGGTGGCTGACACTGTTAACATTTTGGTAGTTTAATTTTAGCTTTAGAATTAAATTAACAGCATGCACAGCAATAGGTCTGAATAAACTCCTTTATTCACCTGTAATGAATACAGAACTATCTGAATTCCAATACCCACAGGTCCAAccattcctttccttccctACTAGTCCTGAAGTGAATTACCACTAGAAGACTCCTGTCTGGTCAGTCTGCTCCCTCCAGCTCACCCCTGTCCGTCCTTCTGTTCCCTGCAGACAGCAGGGCTCTACACCAGACCCCTCATCCCTATAAGGGGGCAGATTCTTCACAGGAGAGAAGAAACACCTGCACGGGAGAAAACACAAGTTCAGCATTAGGTGCATGTTCCAGCAGCTACAGTTAAACACTGTCTGAGCTACACTGACTGGGTCAAGACATAACTACCGACATCTGCTTTCAACAGCATTAGGGAGTCAAGTCAGGAAGCGTCAGGCTTCCCGCAGCAGCAAGAGAGAAACCTCTAAGAATGTACCCACAGCCCCCTCACCTTCACAGAGACACGGTCAggaccatttttcctgccctttccaggtcccttctgCAGTCCAGGGTAAAAAGGCAGGACTGCTTCCTATTTAGAGCCCTGAAGGGCACTATAACTTCAGCAGATTGCTTCTGCAAGCCCTGAACCCTCTAGGGTGCCCCCTGGCAGCGGTTCCCAGCCCAGCCGGGCGCAGCCTCACCGTTGGTGGACTTGCACTGCTTCAGAGCCTCGTTGAAACCCTCGCACAAGGTCAGGTCGCTCTGGTTGGTGGCACATTCCAGGAACTGCTTCATCTCATAGTGGCAGGGTCCGTACGGCGACTGGTACACGGGTGGCTGCCGGAGCTCCTGCAGGGAGGGCCCGGTCAGGGATGGAGGTTTgggggcagcgccgcccccTTCTCATCGCCTCCCGGCAGGACTCGGGGGGTCAGGACGCTGCACGTCCTTCACCGCACGGCTGGGCCGGCCCAGTGGCACCGGCCGCCCCCGCTGCCCGCGTCCGCTCTGCCGGCCCAGCCCCGCCGCGCCGCAAGGGCAGGACAAGGACACCAACCCGGCCCCGCTCGCACCTGCGCGGGAGCCGCCGCCTTGGCCGGTTCGGAGGAGCCGCCGCTGAAGGCTCCGGTGAGGGCGCTGCCCACGACGTGTCCCACGGCGGAGCCCACGGCCACGCCGGCCGCCGTGCTCGCCATCTGCGCCATCAGCCCGGGCTGCGCCGGCTGCGCCGCCGGCACCGGGGCCGCTGGGGGCGGGCTGCGGAGAGAACCGAGTCAGAGGGGGCAGA of the Columba livia isolate bColLiv1 breed racing homer chromosome 17, bColLiv1.pat.W.v2, whole genome shotgun sequence genome contains:
- the CHCHD10 gene encoding coiled-coil-helix-coiled-coil-helix domain-containing protein 10, mitochondrial, giving the protein MARGSRSAGRRAAAPAPAPASPPPAAPVPAAQPAQPGLMAQMASTAAGVAVGSAVGHVVGSALTGAFSGGSSEPAKAAAPAQELRQPPVYQSPYGPCHYEMKQFLECATNQSDLTLCEGFNEALKQCKSTNGVSSLL